The sequence CACGTCCCCGACCCTGCTTCGTACGAGGACGCCTCGGAGCGGAACGCCGCCGAAAAGGCCCTGGAGTACATGGGGTTGACCGCCGGACAGCCGCTGCGGGACATCAACGTCGACACCGTCTTCGTAGGTTCCTGCACCAACGGCCGGATCGAGGACCTGCGCAACGCGGCCTCGATCCTGGAGGGCCGCAAAGTCGCCGACGGGGTGCGGATGCTGGTCGTCCCCGGCTCCGTCCGGGTCGCGCTCCAGGCCGTCGCGGAGGGCCTGGACAAGGTCTTCACCACCGCGGGAGCCGAATGGCGGCACGCGGGCTGTTCGATGTGTCTCGGCATGAACCCCGACCAGCTGGCCCCCGGCGAGCGCTCCGCCTCCACCTCGAACCGTAACTTCGAGGGCCGGCAGGGCAAGGGCGGCCGCACCCACCTGGTCTCCCCGCAGGTCGCCGCCGCCACCGCGGTGCTGGGCCATCTGGCCTCGCCCGCCGACCTGTCCGACGCCCGTACGCCCGCCGGAGTCTGAGAACCATGGAAGCTTTCACCGCACACACCGGCCGGGCCGTCCCGCTGCGCCGCAGCAACGTCGACACCGACCAGATCATCCCCGCCCACTGGCTGAAGAAGGTCACCCGCGACGGCTTCGAGGACGGGCTCTTCGAGGCGTGGCGCAAGGACGAGAACTTCGTCCTCAACCGCCCCGAGCGGCGCGGCGCCTCGGTCCTGGTGGCCGGTCCCGACTTCGGCACCGGTTCGTCCCGCGAGCACGCGGTCTGGGCCCTGCAGAACTACGGCTTCAGGACCGTCATCTCGTCCCGGTTCGCCGACATCTTCCGCGGGAACTCGCTGAAGAACGGGCTGCTGACCGTGGTCCTGGACCAGCAGGTCGTCGACGCGCTCTGGGAGCTGACGGACGCCGACCCAACGGCCGAGATCACCGTCGACTTGGAGGCGCGGCAGGTCCGGGCCGAGGGCATCACGGCCGACTTCGAGCTCGACGAGAACGCCCGCTGGCGGCTGCTCAACGGGCTCGACGACATCAGCCTCACCCTTCAGAACGAAGCGGACATTGCGACTTATGAGGCGGCAAGGCCGACCTTCAAGCCGCGTACAATTGAGGTCTGAGCAGCGCTTTTCCAGGACTGCGCCCCCTGCCTTCGGGTAGGGGGCGCAGTCGCTTGTTGAGCCCCCCTCGGGCGACAACTCGCCCCAGATGGCACAATCGGTGCATGGGACGCGACAGCCAACTCAAGCTCTATGGCCAAGTCGCCGACCGATTGAAGGAAGCGCACGCAAGGGTGCGTGCACTGCAAGTCCCGGAGGGCGTAAGGATGGCGCTGTCCCGGAAGCTGCTGGTCGTCACGGCCGCGGCGAAGCACGATCTCCCAGATGCGGCAAGGCGTCTGGACCGGTTGATGAAGGACCTCGATGAGGGCCGATTCCCCGAAGGTGACTGACTCTGCGGAACTGTGCAGCGGTCGACTTCGTTGCGGCACTAGGGTGATTAGCCCGTTTCGTGTTTGATTTGCGGTATATATCTGCCTAACGTGCGAAAAAGCTTGAACACTTTCGTTCTGGCTATGTCTCCGAAGGGGAAGACGTGAACAAGGCGCAGCTCGTAGAAGCGATTGCCGACAAGGTCGGCGGCCGTCAGCAGGCCGCAGACGCCGTCGACGCGGTACTCGACGCGATCGTCCGTGCCGTTGTCGCCGGGGACCGTGTCTCGGTCACCGGCTTCGGCTCGTTCGAGAAGGTCGACCGTCCCGCCCGGTACGCCCGCAACCCGCAGACGGGTGAGCGCGTACGGGTCAAGAAGACCTCGGTGCCCCGCTTCCGTGCGGGACAGGGCTTCAAGGACCTGGTGAGCGGCTCCAAGAAGCTCCCCAAGAACGACGTGGCCGTGAAGAAGGCGCCCAAGGGCAGCCTCTCGGGCGGATCTTCCACCCGTACGACGGCGAAGGCCGCGGCCAAGAAGGCCACCGCCAAGAAGGCCGTGGCGAAGAAGGCCACCGCCAAGAAGACCGTGGCAGCGGCGAAGAAGACCACCGCCACCGCCAAGAAGACCACCGCGACGGCGAAGAAGGCCACCGCGACGGCCAAGAAGGCCACGGCGACCGCGAAGAAGGCGGCCCCGGCGAAGAAGGCCACGACGACCGCCAAGAAGGCCGTCGCCAGCAAGACCGCGCCCGCCAAGAAGACCACGGCGAAGAAGGCGCCCGCGAAGAAGACCACGGCGCGCAAGACCACGGCCAAGAAGGCCACTGCACGCAAGAAGTGAGACCGGGCACACGCTCGCTCCTCACACGCGCCGGGCCGGGCTCCCCTCGGGGGAGCCCGGCCCGCGGGCTGTCCGGGGTCCGGACGGCCTTCGCGGGCCGCGCAGAGGTCCCCGGACCGTCTCAGAACGTCTGCAGCGTCACCAGGGTGATCCGCAGGGCCGCGCCCTCTCCCTCGCCCTCGATCCGGACCCGCTGGCCCGGACGCAGCAGCCGCAGGCCGCCCGCGTCGAAGGCCGGGGCGTCGAAATCCACCGGGGTGCCGTCGTCCAGCAGCACGCTGCCGGTGCGGGTCTCGGAGTCGTACGTGTACGAGGTC is a genomic window of Streptomyces sp. NBC_01237 containing:
- the leuD gene encoding 3-isopropylmalate dehydratase small subunit, encoding MEAFTAHTGRAVPLRRSNVDTDQIIPAHWLKKVTRDGFEDGLFEAWRKDENFVLNRPERRGASVLVAGPDFGTGSSREHAVWALQNYGFRTVISSRFADIFRGNSLKNGLLTVVLDQQVVDALWELTDADPTAEITVDLEARQVRAEGITADFELDENARWRLLNGLDDISLTLQNEADIATYEAARPTFKPRTIEV
- a CDS encoding HU family DNA-binding protein translates to MNKAQLVEAIADKVGGRQQAADAVDAVLDAIVRAVVAGDRVSVTGFGSFEKVDRPARYARNPQTGERVRVKKTSVPRFRAGQGFKDLVSGSKKLPKNDVAVKKAPKGSLSGGSSTRTTAKAAAKKATAKKAVAKKATAKKTVAAAKKTTATAKKTTATAKKATATAKKATATAKKAAPAKKATTTAKKAVASKTAPAKKTTAKKAPAKKTTARKTTAKKATARKK